The genomic region CGGATTGCTGGCGCATTACCGAACACGGCTGGAACGTGCTGCTGCGTGACTTCGACATCGTGGAGATCGACATTCTGGAGTCGCCGGAGCGTGAGCTCTTTCCGTTGAAATACAACGTGCTCGCGAAGTGCAACAAGTTCAAGAACACACCAGACAACGAACTGACATTCCGTTTCATCTGATCAAGCATATGAAAAATACTTTGGCATCGGTCGAAGCGGCCATCGAACAGATCGATTCGCAGATTTTCAATTTGAACGTTTTCAAAGAGACCGGCGTGTTCGTAATGCGCGACGCGATTCCGCAGTCCGTCGTGCAGGCGTGGCAGGCCGAATGGCAGGCGTTCTACGACACGCAATTGGCCGAGGGGCGCGACGTCAACAAGGCGAATCCGGTTTCCCTGAACGAGCAGTTGCCGCCAAAGCTCGCCTCCATGTACAAGGAGCCGGTTTTTGCCGAGACGTTCAAGCAGATTTTTGGGGATCACGTCGCGCTGTATAACCATCGTTTCGTGATCAAGGACAAATTCAGCCCGAACAAAGTGTTCCTGCATCAGGACAGCTGCTATCACCTCGGTAACCTGAACAAGTGCAGCATGTTCGTGCCGCTAAGCATAGTGAACGCGGATAACGGCGGCATGTCGTTCTACGCGGGTTCGCATAAACTCGGCGTGCTAGGCGATGCGGGCGAGATCAACCCAGACAGCTTTGAGTTCAAGTGGCCCAAGGTCACGCCCGAACTGAATCCGGGCGACTTCGTCATCATGAATAGCGCGTTGTGGCACGAGTCCGGTCCGAACGTGTCCGGCATCGACCGCATCATGGCCGACACCATCGTGCAGCCCGCCGACGATCCCACCGGAAAGGATCTGCTGTGTGGTGAATGGCAGACGGACATTTTCTATTCGCCGGTCAACTACATTCGCTACTTCGTCAATTCGCGCGTCCTGAAACTCATCAAGTACGAGAAAGAGCGCGCCGCCGTCGCCAGTTGATCACGGACGTTGCTGCGCAGCGCAGACACAGTGCTCGTAGCACGCTCGGCGTTCATGGCAATTCTCCCGTCCGGTAGGTGGGATCAGAAGTAGAATTTTCAGCAAAGGGAATTCTACGCAATGAAGAAGCCGAAGTTCACGGATAGCCAGATCATGGAAGCGCTCGAGCGCGCGGAAGCTGGGGTGGCGGTGCCGGAGATTTGTCGGGAGTTGGGCGTTAGCACGGCGACCTTCTACAACTGGCGGAGCAAGTAAGGCGGGATGGACGCGTCGCTGATGGCGCGGATGAAGGAGTTGGAATGTAAAGGGCTTCGGCGGGAACCATAAGCGCGTGTACCCGACTTAGAGGCCAGTTCAAAAACTCCCGAGAGGGGCTGTTTACTTCCTCGGCAAGCTGTTAACCTTGGGCATCAGAACAACGGAAGTCCAAGGATGGAAGCGCCAATCATTGACGA from Burkholderia glumae LMG 2196 = ATCC 33617 harbors:
- a CDS encoding phytanoyl-CoA dioxygenase family protein, whose product is MKNTLASVEAAIEQIDSQIFNLNVFKETGVFVMRDAIPQSVVQAWQAEWQAFYDTQLAEGRDVNKANPVSLNEQLPPKLASMYKEPVFAETFKQIFGDHVALYNHRFVIKDKFSPNKVFLHQDSCYHLGNLNKCSMFVPLSIVNADNGGMSFYAGSHKLGVLGDAGEINPDSFEFKWPKVTPELNPGDFVIMNSALWHESGPNVSGIDRIMADTIVQPADDPTGKDLLCGEWQTDIFYSPVNYIRYFVNSRVLKLIKYEKERAAVAS